From one Danio rerio strain Tuebingen ecotype United States chromosome 19, GRCz12tu, whole genome shotgun sequence genomic stretch:
- the LOC103909212 gene encoding zinc finger CCHC domain-containing protein 12, producing MDVVMQEGIKIPNAIIISGETETADDEEFLKILQKHGSIVRSVKIQDPESEFNQDVIIEFDSGSALQSLEPLLPYTYQLTSDPNITYLVRSLSSVYTQQLGGSATKSYLKGLKEIAKLSGANFEAMLSEMLTEMSAVVLPASSVSEAPDKPPITPSGQEPISGKTSPVMAQPSNEGNQEMHQTAAHVADSSVLTSPTILNPPEVQRLVVEHVVRSGEGVAQAHIPMRLRLFSGRKPRPANETDYDTWRSSVDLVLKDPAISDLHGSRKILDSLLPPAADVIKQLSADAAPSAYLQLLDSAFGTVEDGDELFAKFMNTLQDAGEKPSAYLYRLQAALNIAIKRGGVLASEADRHLLKQFCRGCWDDGLIADLRLAQKRDDPPTFAQLLLMLRTEEDKHTAKTIRMKQHLGSSKQRALMNTQRIWVCDEPKQSTDCNVLSLATEAKELKKQIATLQSQLAKLATKSEAPKKLASQTVDRKASFKDKKSTKPSVESTMPMHYKQTDKPRPWYCFQCGEDGHIASSCDSEPNPALVAEKRKLLREKQSQWESQNNMAKAALNQSQFLLRDSQGLKH from the coding sequence ATGGATGTAGTTATGCAAGAAGGTATCAAAATCCCAAATGCTATTATAATTAGTGGGGAAACTGAGACAGCAGATGATGAAGAATTTCTGAAAATCTTGCAAAAACACGGTTCTATTGTTAGATCGGTTAAAATTCAAGACCCTGAATCTGAGTTTAATCAGGATGTGATTATTGAATTTGACAGTGGCAGTGCTTTACAGTCTTTAGAGCCCCTGTTGCCGTATACTTACCAGCTGACTAGTGATCCAAATATCACTTACTTAGTGAGATCCTTATCCAGTGTGTACACTCAACAGTTAGGGGGTAGTGCTACCAAATCATACCTAAAGGGATTGAAAGAAATCGCAAAACTTAGTGGGGCAAATTTTGAAGCAATGTTGAGTGAAATGCTAACAGAAATGAGTGCTGTAGTTCTTCCTGCAAGCTCTGTATCTGAAGCTCCTGACAAACCCCCTATTACACCATCTGGTCAAGAGCCAATTAGTGGCAAAACATCTCCAGTTATGGCTCAGCCTAGCAACGAAGGAAACCAGGAAATGCATCAAACTGCTGCTCATGTCGCTGATTCTTCAGTTCTTACTTCACCCACAATACTTAACCCACCAGAAGTACAGAGGTTGGTTGTTGAACATGTGGTGAGGAGTGGAGAAGGTGTTGCCCAGGCACACATACCCATGCGACTCAGACTGTTTTCTGGTAGGAAACCTCGCCCTGCTAATGAGACAGATTATGACACATGGCGTTCTAGTGTCGATCTCGTTTTGAAGGATCCTGCAATATCTGATCTTCATGGTTCAAGAAAGATTCTAGATAGCCTTTTGCCCCCAGCTGCTGATGTCATTAAACAACTGAGCGCTGACGCTGCTCCATCAGCTTACCTGCAGTTGCTAGATTCTGCCTTTGGTACAGTCGAAGATGGTGATGAACTTTTCGCTAAATTCATGAATACCTTGCAGGATGCAGGAGAAAAACCTTCGGCCTACCTGTATAGGCTTCAGGCAGCCTTGAACATAGCCATCAAGCGTGGTGGTGTGTTGGCCAGTGAAGCAGACCGACACCTTTTGAAACAATTTTGTCGGGGCTGCTGGGATGATGGTTTAATAGCTGACCTGCGATTGGCACAAAAACGAGATGATCCTCCTACTTTTGCGCAGCTATTATTGATGTTACGAACCGAGGAAGATAAACATACTGCAAAAACCATTCGTATGAAGCAACATCTAGGTAGTTCCAAGCAGCGTGCACTGATGAACACCCAAAGGATCTGGGTATGCGATGAACCTAAGCAAAGTACAGATTGCAATGTGTTGTCATTAGCAACAGAAGCTAAAGAGCTTAAAAAACAGATAGCCACTCTACAGAGCCAATTAGCTAAACTCGCTACTAAATCTGAGGCCCCAAAGAAACTGGCATCACAAACCGTAGATCGGAAAGCTTCTTTCAAAGACAAAAAATCAACCAAGCCAAGTGTTGAATCTACAATGCCTATGCATTATAAACAAACTGACAAACCCAGGCCATGGTACTGTTTTCAATGTGGGGAAGATGGCCACATTGCCTCCTCCTGTGATTCAGAGCCCAACCCAGCACTTGTGGCTGAAAAGCGTAAACTTCTGAGGGAGAAACAGTCCCAGTGGGAATCTCAAAACAATATGGCAAAGGCTGCTTTAAACCAGAGCCAGTTCCTGTTGCGGGACAGCCAGggactgaaacattaa